The Brassica napus cultivar Da-Ae chromosome C7, Da-Ae, whole genome shotgun sequence genome has a segment encoding these proteins:
- the LOC125590582 gene encoding uncharacterized protein LOC125590582, protein MDPSPIRSNCIESIDLDLFRSMRPIASRKVNIPDKRSCASREAINSSTIIAFEDTIPKGEIVTFHEHETIKLDIPHDDALVIALEVEGAVFSKILVDTGSAVDVILQKTLQSLEQPIPMIRQETTPLASFGGKSVSSLGIILLTTRVYDLKLKTEFTVVDHPMPFDAIVGRPWLHQMRRSPRFITNV, encoded by the coding sequence ATGGATCCCTCCCCAATAAGATCCAACTGCATCGAATCAATCGATCTCGACCTCTTCAGATCGATGAGGCCGATCGCATCAAGAAAGGTCAATATTCCTGACAAACGATCATGCGCTTCGCGAGAAGCGATTAATAGCTCCACCATCATCGCCTTCGAGGATACAATACCAAAAGGAGAAATCGTGACTTTCCACGAGCACGAAACTATAAAGCTCGATATTCCCCACGACGATGCCTTGGTGATCGCATTGGAAGTCGAAGGCGCCGTCTTCTCGAAAATCCTCGTTGACACCGGAAGCGCTGTCGACGTCATCTTACAAAAAACGTTACAGTCGCTCGAGCAACCGATCCCAATGATTAGACAAGAAACAACTCCCCTCGCTAGCTTCGGAGGAAAGTCGGTCAGTTCGCTCGGGATCATATTATTAACCACCAGAGTTTACGATCTGAAACTGAAAACAGAATTCACCGTAGTCGATCATCCTATGCCTTTTGATGCCATCGTAGGGCGCCCCTGGTTGCACCAAATGAGGCGGTCCCCTCGTTTTATCACCAATGTGTGA
- the LOC125590583 gene encoding uncharacterized protein LOC125590583: MSQFEDDGLSFPLPRFLLEALAELKMAFTQMAPNFFRYYLASWVRAQEEGLEFGLRELKQLFAIKRNNGFPSTMILAPRSGRVIIEGIPNKDERWRETFFVFKVNPESVGDFDFERIPREWSDDIEPFGPAPMTPELCGLMATLRRGSPRWLAFTHDRIRTDYALPPGVNRAAHVALVAPVRPKKGRGNKRKKEKEVLLDRSDESSEVGSLERAQKVQRGPVLRSRSHVQSPGLLARPVSIVIPAGGTRKASDNSASSAGDRALNDEVDSLTHRRRHRVLEEISTVTSGSSSSGLPPPLRNPDSLAAIWRKIRAEGCELPSLERMRQRDAYVPMAVANPKAMEASNEYAALMEGRLANFPCKEEIAGHLPTIQQLRDDVFQNEAGYRGRGDVGECFRFDPLGEIVGSY, translated from the exons ATGTCGCAATTCGAGGACGACGGCTTATCATTTCCTCTTCCTCGTTTTCTTCTTGAGGCGTTGGCGGAGCTTAAGATGGCGTTTACCCAGATGGCGCCCAACTTTTTTCGCTATTACTTGGCCTCCTGGGTCCGAGCTCAGGAGGAAGGTCTTGAGTTCGGCCTCAGGGAGTTGAAGCAATTGTTCGCTATAAAGCGGAACAATGGCTTTCCTAGCACGATGATTCTTGCTCCTCGCTCTGGTCGTGTTATTATTGAAGGCATTCCCAATAAAGATGAACGATGGAGAGAAACgttctttgtttttaaggttaACCCGGAGTCGGTCGGGGATTTTGACTTTGAGAGGATCCCTAGGGAATGGTCTGACGAcattg AGCCCTTCGGCCCTGCGCCCATGACTCCTGAGCTTTGTGGGTTAATGGCTACTTTGAGACGTGGCAGTCCTCGATGGCTCGCTTTTACTCATGACCGAATTCGAACCGATTATGCTCTCCCGCCGGGTGTGAACCGTGCTGCTCATGTTGCCTTGGTAGCTCCCGTTCGGCCCAAGAAAGGTCGTGGCAACAAGA ggaagaaggagaaggaggtgtTGCTCGATCGTTCTGATGAGTCTTCTGAGGTTGGGTCGTTAGAGCGAGCTCAGAAAGTTCAGCGCGGGCCGGTTCTTAGATCGAGGTCGCATGTTCAGTCTCCTGGCCTTCTGGCTAGGCCGGTGTCGATTGTTATCCCTGCCGGTGGGACTCGTAAGGCATCGGATAACTCGGCGAGTTCTGCTGGCGATCGAGCTCTTAACGACGAGGTCGATTCATTGACTCACCGGCGTCGACATCGGGTCTTGGAGGAGATTAGCACTGTGACTTCGGGGTCATCGAGCTCGGGACTTCCTCCACCGTTACGC AACCCCGATTCCCTCGCTGCAATCTGGCGTAAGATCAGAGCGGAAGGATGCGAGCTCCCTTCTCTGGAGCGTATGCGACAGCGTGATGCCTATGTTCCGATGGCAGTTGCGAATCCCAAG GCTATGGAGGCGAGCAACGAATACGCCGCTTTGATGGAGGGGCGATTGGCTAATTTTCCATGTAAGGAAGAGATTGCGGGTCATCTTCCCACGATCCAACAACTTCGAG ATGATGTTTTCCAAAATGAAGCTGGTTACCGTGGTAGAGGTGATGTTGGAGAATGCTTCCGCTTCGATCCACTTGGTGAAATAGTCGGTTCATACTAG